The proteins below come from a single Caulobacter segnis ATCC 21756 genomic window:
- a CDS encoding patatin-like phospholipase family protein gives MRGFRVLAALALSLALSACGTVSRDAFTAQDLGAVAPQGLADVRFSAADPAAGLKFAKEVHDHTAGRKVNVLAISGGGSNGAYGAGVLVGWTEAGDRPDFDIVTGVSTGALTAPFAYLGKDWDRRLTEAYTSEAADRILQKRGLDLFFAPSIFRNHALRDLVGKYVDPPLLYAVAIEHAKGRRLMIATTNLDTEQTMIWDMGAIASRGDAAALQLFRDVLVASASIPGVFPPSLIEVQGPNRKFSEMHVDGSVTTPFFVAPETLLLSILPGQDKTGPGEVSVIVNGQIDGGFGFTKGDALSILGRSWIAMNKAQLRTHLTANAAFTRRNGGVFRYTAIPDDAKGDFSGLNFASEGRRALFKLGYDLGKSGAAWVAPSDPSAEVKAAATREKTPG, from the coding sequence ATGCGCGGCTTTCGCGTCCTCGCCGCCCTGGCGCTCTCGCTCGCCCTCTCGGCTTGCGGGACCGTGTCGCGTGACGCGTTCACGGCCCAGGACCTGGGAGCCGTCGCGCCGCAGGGGCTGGCCGACGTGCGGTTCAGCGCCGCCGATCCCGCCGCGGGCCTGAAGTTCGCGAAGGAGGTCCATGACCACACCGCCGGACGAAAGGTCAACGTGCTGGCGATCTCGGGCGGCGGCTCGAACGGGGCCTATGGCGCCGGCGTGCTGGTCGGCTGGACGGAGGCGGGCGATCGGCCGGACTTCGACATCGTCACGGGCGTCTCGACGGGCGCCCTGACCGCGCCGTTCGCCTATCTGGGCAAGGACTGGGACCGGCGCCTGACCGAGGCCTACACCAGCGAGGCCGCCGACCGGATCCTGCAGAAGCGGGGGCTGGATCTTTTCTTCGCGCCCAGCATCTTCCGCAACCACGCCCTGCGCGATCTGGTGGGCAAATACGTCGACCCGCCGCTGCTCTATGCGGTGGCCATCGAGCACGCCAAGGGGCGGCGGCTGATGATCGCCACCACCAATCTCGACACCGAGCAGACGATGATCTGGGACATGGGGGCGATCGCCTCGCGCGGCGACGCGGCGGCGCTGCAGCTGTTCCGCGACGTGCTGGTCGCCTCGGCCAGCATCCCCGGCGTCTTCCCGCCCAGCCTGATCGAGGTCCAGGGGCCCAACCGCAAGTTCTCGGAGATGCACGTGGACGGCAGCGTCACCACGCCGTTCTTCGTCGCGCCCGAGACCCTGCTGCTGTCGATCCTGCCGGGCCAGGACAAGACCGGGCCGGGCGAGGTGTCGGTGATCGTCAACGGCCAGATCGACGGCGGCTTCGGTTTCACCAAGGGCGACGCCCTGTCGATCCTGGGGCGGTCATGGATCGCCATGAACAAGGCCCAGCTGCGCACCCACCTGACCGCCAACGCCGCCTTCACCCGGCGCAACGGCGGGGTGTTTCGCTACACCGCCATTCCCGACGACGCCAAGGGCGACTTCTCGGGCCTGAATTTCGCGTCGGAGGGGCGGCGAGCCCTGTTCAAGCTGGGCTACGACCTCGGCAAGTCCGGCGCGGCCTGGGTCGCGCCGAGCGATCCCTCGGCGGAGGTCAAGGCCGCCGCGACGCGCGAGAAGACGCCCGGCTGA
- the pgsA gene encoding CDP-diacylglycerol--glycerol-3-phosphate 3-phosphatidyltransferase codes for MKSLPNILTSSRLVMALFMFVALAAAAGAVPWVSDQLTAEAQLRLERWAFYAFVVAAVTDFFDGWLARKLDAVSVWGAILDPIGDKILVCGALLGLMALGPNPLVVLPAGLILFREFAVSALREVGAGKGVKLPVTLLAKWKTTLQLVSIGAEMILASWGAFGLSQDPTVIGGFTLVAHGLLWLATLVTLITGAQYWEAARKALA; via the coding sequence ATGAAATCCCTGCCCAACATCCTCACCAGCTCGCGCCTCGTGATGGCGCTGTTCATGTTCGTGGCCCTGGCGGCGGCGGCCGGCGCGGTCCCGTGGGTGAGCGACCAACTGACGGCCGAGGCCCAGCTGCGCCTGGAGCGCTGGGCGTTCTACGCCTTCGTGGTCGCGGCGGTGACCGACTTCTTCGACGGCTGGCTGGCGCGCAAGCTGGACGCGGTCAGTGTCTGGGGCGCGATCCTCGATCCGATCGGCGACAAGATCCTGGTCTGCGGCGCGTTGCTGGGCCTGATGGCCCTGGGCCCGAATCCTCTGGTCGTGCTGCCGGCCGGCCTGATCCTGTTCCGGGAGTTCGCGGTCAGCGCGCTGCGCGAAGTCGGCGCGGGCAAGGGCGTCAAGCTGCCGGTCACGCTGCTGGCCAAGTGGAAGACGACTTTGCAGCTGGTGTCGATCGGCGCCGAGATGATCCTGGCCTCGTGGGGGGCCTTTGGTCTGTCGCAGGATCCGACGGTGATCGGGGGCTTCACGCTGGTGGCTCACGGCCTGCTGTGGCTGGCCACCCTGGTGACCCTGATCACGGGCGCCCAGTACTGGGAAGCGGCGCGCAAGGCGCTGGCCTGA
- a CDS encoding cold-shock protein encodes MATGTVKWFNSAKGFGFIQPDNGGQDIFVHISAVERAGLNGLNEGQKLSFEPEVDRRSGKTSAGQLQAV; translated from the coding sequence ATGGCTACTGGAACCGTGAAGTGGTTCAATTCCGCCAAGGGCTTCGGCTTCATCCAGCCGGACAACGGCGGCCAGGACATCTTCGTCCACATCTCGGCCGTTGAGCGCGCTGGCCTGAACGGCCTGAACGAAGGCCAAAAGCTGTCGTTCGAGCCTGAAGTCGATCGCCGTAGCGGCAAGACCTCGGCCGGCCAGCTGCAGGCGGTCTAA
- a CDS encoding LytTR family DNA-binding domain-containing protein: MGSIANGLPLRRLAIDLALLTALSLVLAVLAPFDTVKLTPSGRATYWFECIVGGGMIGVLVDELIGRRLDGFLRRLLVVTTLMTPGVVLLVGVIDMDTNGRFIAPPVLWWRVWVISGLVMAVRILAWRKPAAPPPVVETRVLVEPPLPEAEAAFRRRLSAKRRTARLIAVEAHDHYLRVHTDAGPELLTLRFSDALAELAGAHGFQTHRSWWVAGEAIRSAHWRRGAGELRLSGDLVAPVSRRHAPVLRAAGWL, translated from the coding sequence ATGGGTTCCATCGCTAACGGTCTGCCCCTACGGCGTCTCGCCATCGACCTGGCGCTGCTGACCGCGCTCAGCCTGGTGCTGGCGGTCCTGGCGCCGTTCGACACCGTCAAACTCACCCCGTCGGGGCGCGCCACGTACTGGTTCGAGTGCATCGTCGGCGGGGGCATGATCGGCGTGCTCGTCGACGAACTGATCGGCCGGCGGCTGGACGGCTTTTTGCGTCGGCTGCTGGTCGTCACCACCCTGATGACGCCCGGCGTGGTGCTGCTGGTCGGGGTCATCGACATGGACACCAACGGCCGCTTCATCGCGCCGCCCGTCCTCTGGTGGCGGGTGTGGGTGATCAGCGGCCTGGTCATGGCCGTGCGCATCCTGGCCTGGCGCAAGCCGGCCGCGCCGCCGCCCGTGGTCGAGACCCGGGTGCTGGTCGAGCCGCCCCTGCCCGAGGCCGAGGCCGCCTTCCGTCGCCGGCTCTCGGCCAAGCGGCGGACGGCCAGGCTGATCGCCGTCGAGGCCCACGACCACTACCTGCGGGTCCACACCGACGCGGGCCCGGAGCTGCTGACCTTGCGTTTCTCCGACGCCCTGGCCGAGCTGGCCGGCGCCCACGGCTTCCAGACCCATCGCTCGTGGTGGGTGGCGGGCGAGGCGATCCGATCGGCCCACTGGCGACGCGGCGCGGGCGAGCTGCGCCTGTCGGGCGATCTCGTGGCCCCCGTCAGCCGCCGCCACGCCCCTGTCCTGCGCGCGGCGGGCTGGCTCTAG
- a CDS encoding DUF2306 domain-containing protein encodes MSKILSRPAWALMTLLSLAVALISYRYVLNVGPLAPNVLANLFARPFLVVHVAGAATALLIAPFQVLPGLRARRPALHRVMGRIYVAGCLAGGVGGLALAFGSTAGPIATAGFGLLAVAWIGTTAQAWRMAMARRIAEHRAWMIRSLALTLAAVTLRLYLPLAAVGPIPFVDAYRAISFLCWVPNLLLAEVWLFAAPSRDAKSASLGL; translated from the coding sequence ATGTCGAAGATCCTGTCCCGTCCCGCTTGGGCGCTGATGACCCTGTTGAGCCTGGCGGTGGCGCTGATCTCATACCGCTATGTGCTGAACGTCGGGCCGCTGGCCCCCAACGTGCTGGCCAATCTGTTCGCCAGGCCGTTCCTGGTCGTCCATGTGGCCGGCGCGGCGACCGCCTTGCTGATCGCGCCGTTCCAGGTGCTGCCGGGCCTGCGCGCGCGTCGGCCGGCGCTTCATCGCGTGATGGGACGGATCTATGTGGCCGGCTGCCTGGCGGGCGGCGTCGGCGGTCTGGCCCTGGCCTTCGGGTCGACCGCCGGTCCGATCGCCACCGCCGGGTTCGGGCTGCTGGCCGTGGCCTGGATCGGAACGACGGCGCAGGCCTGGCGCATGGCGATGGCGCGTCGCATCGCCGAGCACCGGGCCTGGATGATCCGCTCGCTGGCCCTGACCCTGGCGGCGGTGACCCTGCGCCTCTACCTGCCGCTGGCCGCCGTGGGGCCGATCCCGTTCGTCGACGCCTACCGCGCGATCTCGTTCCTATGCTGGGTCCCCAACCTGCTTCTGGCCGAGGTCTGGCTCTTCGCCGCACCGTCGCGGGACGCAAAGTCGGCCTCGCTCGGCCTTTGA
- a CDS encoding sensor histidine kinase, translating into MAQRDRGDLDGRRRVSTVRGRLVLLTVSLLIPAIVSMVLLLAGADRESRGQLYQQLVTTARALSGAVDRQAAVGVAVVETLASDQALINGDWADFHTRAQRAIQRRPGWIVVSDIHGQQILNTLKPYGSPLPVSTRANELTSALLAGRSKISDLRQGKVARKPVITVATPILVKGEPYVLSYVVESASFTSVFRQQRVPDRWVATLLDNNRRVIARSRLNEKFTGALASKDMEENLRHSTEGVNKSQSLEGVPTMVAYTRSPQTGWTLVVAIPRDDLASTVNRSVVMAGAVFLLLLVLGITLSLAYARRINGEMRRLVSDAAAIGRGETLPSSDPDSLEEIAAVHSALREASRELKTREERQVVMINELNHRVKNTLATVQALARQTFLKTEGAPVDVFTERLIALSGAHDLLTKTGWREADMDQLVQKALGAHSGRVRREGPTVALAPHTAVGLSMVFHELATNSAKYGALSAPGGTVEVTWRLDPVTGNLAFTWRDVGGPPVSPPKARGFGTRLIESSIRREQKGHARFDFHPDGLVFEASLPLPETVRWANPF; encoded by the coding sequence ATGGCACAGAGGGATCGCGGCGATTTGGACGGCCGCCGCCGCGTCAGCACGGTGCGTGGGCGCCTGGTGCTCCTGACGGTCAGCCTGCTGATCCCGGCCATCGTTTCCATGGTGCTGCTGCTGGCCGGCGCGGACCGGGAGTCGCGCGGCCAGCTCTATCAGCAACTGGTCACCACCGCCCGAGCGCTGTCCGGCGCCGTCGACCGCCAGGCCGCCGTCGGCGTGGCCGTCGTCGAGACCCTGGCCAGCGACCAGGCCTTGATCAATGGCGACTGGGCCGACTTCCACACCCGCGCCCAGCGCGCCATCCAGCGTCGTCCGGGCTGGATCGTCGTGTCCGACATCCACGGCCAGCAGATCCTCAATACGCTCAAGCCCTACGGCTCGCCCCTGCCGGTCTCGACGCGCGCCAACGAGCTGACCAGCGCGCTGCTGGCCGGGCGCAGCAAGATCTCCGACCTCCGCCAGGGCAAGGTGGCCCGCAAGCCGGTGATCACGGTCGCCACGCCGATCCTGGTCAAGGGCGAGCCCTACGTCCTGTCCTACGTCGTGGAGTCGGCCTCGTTCACCTCGGTGTTCCGCCAGCAGCGCGTGCCCGACCGCTGGGTCGCCACCCTGCTGGACAACAATCGCCGGGTCATCGCCCGCTCGCGCCTCAATGAGAAATTCACCGGCGCCCTCGCCTCCAAGGACATGGAGGAGAACCTGCGCCATTCCACCGAGGGCGTGAACAAGAGCCAGTCGCTGGAAGGCGTGCCGACCATGGTCGCCTACACCCGCTCGCCCCAGACCGGCTGGACCCTGGTGGTGGCCATCCCGCGCGACGATCTGGCCAGCACGGTCAATCGCTCGGTGGTGATGGCCGGCGCGGTGTTCCTGCTGCTGCTGGTGCTGGGCATCACCCTGTCCCTGGCCTACGCCCGCCGGATCAATGGCGAGATGCGGCGGCTGGTCAGCGACGCCGCCGCGATCGGGCGCGGCGAGACCCTCCCCTCGTCCGATCCCGACAGCCTGGAAGAGATCGCCGCCGTCCACTCGGCCCTGCGCGAGGCGTCACGCGAGCTGAAGACCCGCGAGGAGCGGCAGGTGGTGATGATCAACGAGCTGAACCACCGGGTGAAGAACACGCTGGCCACCGTCCAGGCCCTGGCTCGCCAGACCTTCCTGAAGACCGAGGGCGCGCCGGTCGACGTGTTCACAGAGCGGCTGATCGCGCTCTCCGGCGCCCACGATCTCCTGACCAAGACCGGCTGGCGCGAGGCCGACATGGATCAGCTGGTCCAGAAGGCCCTGGGCGCGCATTCCGGCCGCGTGCGGCGCGAGGGCCCGACGGTGGCCTTGGCGCCGCACACGGCGGTCGGCCTTTCGATGGTGTTCCACGAGCTGGCCACCAACAGCGCCAAGTACGGCGCGCTCTCGGCGCCCGGCGGCACGGTCGAGGTGACCTGGCGGCTCGATCCGGTGACCGGAAACCTCGCCTTCACCTGGCGCGACGTCGGCGGGCCGCCTGTCTCGCCGCCCAAGGCCCGAGGCTTCGGCACCCGGCTGATCGAAAGCTCGATCCGGCGCGAGCAGAAGGGCCACGCCCGCTTCGACTTCCACCCCGACGGCCTGGTGTTCGAGGCCAGCCTGCCGCTGCCCGAAACCGTGCGCTGGGCCAACCCGTTCTGA